Within the Salvelinus sp. IW2-2015 linkage group LG19, ASM291031v2, whole genome shotgun sequence genome, the region GGCTCTGTAACAAGGTACAACAACAGCTAACAACCTCACTGTGTGTGTTCCCATATTGTTCTCCTTTGTCACTGGTACTGATCACCTCTGTTGCTGTTTTAACAGTGTGGGGTTCAGAACttcaagaggagagagaagtgctTTAAATGTGGTGTTTCTAAATCAGGTAAAATCAGATACGGTGCACCTAACACCCGATGATAAACACagatgtgttttgtgttgtccaCTGGGATATCTGACTGTGTGTTACCTTTAGAGGCAGAGCTGAAACTGCCCCAGCTGAGGGAGTTACCCCTGGGGGGGCATCAGAAGGATGGCTTACTGCCCCTCCCTGCCCTCTACCAGCCAGCTGCTACCACCTCTACTGCCGTCACCACTCCCAGGGCCGGGGGCAAGGCCGGGGCAGGGGGAGCTGATACACAGCAGGCTGAGGTGGCCAACGAcagtaagtctctctctctcattttacattttaggtgctttattggcatgggaaacaaatgtttacattgccaaagcaagtgaagtagataacaaacacaagtgaaataaacaataatacatttacagtaaatattacactcacaaaaatgacaaaataataaagacatttaaaatgtcatattatgtctatatacagttgaagtcggaagtttacatacacttaggttggagtcattaaaactcatttttcaaccactccagaaatgtcttgttaacaaactatagttttggcaagtcggttaagacatctactttgtgcatgacataagtcatttttacaacaattgtttacagacagattatttcacttatagttcactgtatcacaattccagtgggtcagaagtttacatacactaagttgactgtgcctttattgTTAAGGCTGTGTacgggaggcgaagtcaggtgcaggagagcagagtagattTAATTAACAGGCGCACTTTCATTCCGGTCAAGAAACAGGCACAAAATGACATCAAAGTGCCCAAAAGAAAACACGGAACATGTACAGAAGTCTAGTGCGTGAACATctcacataacaataaacaaacaacacgaagacatggaggggaagagaggacgaaatacatgcagtgtgattagatcatgaaaaccaggtgtgtatggaaacaagacaaaacaaatggatacatgaaaaatggagcggcgatggctagaaagccggtgacgtcgatcgccgaacgccgcccgaacaaggagaggagccgacttcgatGGAAgctgtgacagtacccccccccccgacgccgacaccggcctcatggtcgacccggagggcgaggcgcagggcgatccggtcAGCGACTGTGAAACTCCCGTAGCAGTTAAGGGTCCAGAATATCCGCAACCGGGacacagcacctctcctccggaccgtacccctccgactccacgaggtactgaaggccccccgcccgacgcctcgaatcgaGGATGGTACGATGTCccgagggggcggaggaacctcccgcacctcagattcctggagcggactagccaccaccggcctgaggagagacacatggaacgaggggttaatacggtaatcagagAGAAGCTGTAATCTGTAAcacacctcgttcactctcctcaggactttgaatggccccacaaactgcggacccagcttctggcagggcaggcggaggggcaggtttcgggtcgagagccagaacACCAgggtctcactgcggtgacggtccgcgATGGTCTTCTGGCGAAGCGCGGTACGCTGGAGGTGAACATGGACGACCTCCCATGTCTCCTCGGCACGCCTAAACCAGTTATCCACCGCAGGAGACTggatgttttgctagcacagactggatgttttgctaggacagactggaatatgttccgggattcatccaatggcattgacgaGTATACCACCTCACGTCATTGGCTTAATCATTAAGTGCACCGACGACGTCGTtcccgtacgtacatatcccaaccagaagccatggattacaagcaacatccacaccgagctaaaggctagagctgccgctttcaaggagagggacactaatccgtacgcttataagaaatccagctatgccctcagacgaaccatcaaacaggcaaagcgtcaatacaggactaagattgaatcctactacaccggctctgacgcttgtcggatgtggcagggcttgcaaactattatggactacaaagggaaaaccaaccgcgagctgcccaatgacgcgagcctaccagacggtcTATATGCCtttaatgctcgcttcgaggcaagcaacactgaaccatacatgagagcaccagctgtgatcacgctctccgtagccaatgtgagcatgacctttaaacaggtcaacattcacaaggccgcggggccagacggattaccaggatgtgtactagAGACTAGTAgagactgacattttcaaactctccctgaccgagtctgtaatacctatatgtttcaggcagtccaccatagtccctgtgcccaagaacgccaaggtaaactGTCtcaatgattaccgccctgtagcactcatgtctgtagccatgaaatgctttgaaaggctggtcatggctcacatcaacaccatcatcccagaaaacctagacccactccaattcgcataccgccccaacagatccacagatgacccaATCACATTCCCCAatgacctttcccacctggacaaaaggaacacctatgtgagaatgctgttcattgactacagctcagcgttcaacaccatagtgccctcaaagctcatcaataagctaaggaccctgggactaaacacctccctctgcaactggatcctggactacctgacgggccgcccccaggtggtaagggtaggtaacaccacgctgatcctcaacacaggggcccctcaggggtgcgtgctcagtcccctcctgtactccctgttcactcatgactgcatggccaggcacgactccaacaccattattaagtttgctgacgacacagcagtggtaggcctgatcaccgacaacgatgagacagcctatagggtgccaggacaagacaaaggagatgattgtggacaacaggaaaaggaggaccgaacaagcccccattaacgtcgacggggctgtagtggagcgggtcgagagattcaagatccttggtgtccacatcaccaacaaactatcatgttccaaacacaccaagacagttatgaagagggcacgacaacgccttttcccccacaggagactgaaaaaatttgg harbors:
- the LOC111979465 gene encoding RNA-binding protein 10, with product MHYSDPKPRANEDWLCNKCGVQNFKRREKCFKCGVSKSEAELKLPQLRELPLGGHQKDGLLPLPALYQPAATTSTAVTTPRAGGKAGAGGADTQQAEVANDTLILRNLGPHTSLESILSTLSPSNKI